The Natronoglycomyces albus genome has a segment encoding these proteins:
- a CDS encoding amidohydrolase produces the protein MSTAGLRTPDSDRALGSDAETTVPIPLPEFLDDWLGRNHDDLVAMRRHIHANPCLSREEQPTAEFVARQLQDVGLKPEFIPDGTGLTCDIGSGDRVIAIRADMDALPIHDPKNVPYRSTVDGVCHACGHDAHTAIVAGIGKALAALAHSSELPARFRLIFQPSEEKFPSGAPTMIKHGALSGVDAIFAFHCDPRLEVGRVGVRNGPLTAASDMMEVKLTGSGGHTSRPHLTTDLVDAISRVVTDVPPLLQRRIDPRQSVALVFGAINAGNAANAIPQVATARATLRVHDRELWHSLPQVIKEITYDVAKASGAECEIDYTRGVPPVINDRAAAAMFAGATSAALGPEAVTESPVSMGGEDFAYYLEQVPGAMARLGVGRPDGQQFDIHQGNFDIDETALSHGVRVMMHTILAAAASPGF, from the coding sequence ATGTCCACAGCGGGTCTTCGGACTCCTGATTCAGACCGCGCCTTGGGGTCGGATGCGGAGACAACGGTGCCTATTCCGCTGCCAGAATTCCTCGATGACTGGCTTGGCCGCAACCACGACGACCTCGTCGCCATGCGCCGCCACATCCATGCCAACCCTTGCTTGTCACGTGAGGAACAGCCCACCGCCGAGTTCGTCGCCCGGCAACTGCAAGACGTGGGCCTAAAGCCCGAGTTCATTCCCGATGGCACCGGCTTGACGTGCGACATTGGCTCTGGTGACCGGGTGATTGCGATTAGGGCCGACATGGACGCACTACCCATCCATGACCCGAAGAACGTGCCATACCGCTCCACCGTCGACGGCGTCTGTCACGCCTGTGGGCACGATGCCCACACCGCGATCGTGGCCGGAATCGGCAAGGCTCTCGCGGCACTGGCCCACAGCAGTGAGCTTCCCGCTCGCTTTCGATTGATCTTCCAGCCCAGTGAGGAGAAATTCCCCTCCGGCGCACCCACCATGATCAAACATGGCGCGCTCTCGGGGGTGGACGCGATCTTCGCCTTCCATTGCGATCCTCGTTTGGAAGTCGGACGGGTCGGAGTGCGCAATGGTCCGCTGACCGCCGCTTCGGACATGATGGAAGTCAAACTCACCGGTTCCGGTGGGCACACCTCGCGGCCGCACTTGACGACGGACCTGGTTGACGCGATCTCCCGGGTGGTCACCGATGTGCCCCCGCTGCTGCAGCGCCGGATCGACCCTCGCCAAAGTGTCGCCCTGGTCTTTGGCGCGATCAACGCAGGCAACGCCGCGAACGCGATTCCGCAGGTGGCCACCGCCCGCGCGACCTTGCGGGTACATGACCGCGAACTGTGGCACTCGCTGCCGCAGGTGATCAAAGAGATCACCTACGACGTGGCCAAGGCTTCCGGTGCCGAATGCGAGATCGACTACACGCGCGGGGTTCCGCCGGTGATCAATGACCGTGCTGCGGCGGCGATGTTTGCCGGGGCGACCTCTGCCGCGCTAGGCCCGGAGGCGGTGACGGAGAGCCCAGTGTCGATGGGGGGCGAGGACTTCGCCTACTACCTGGAACAAGTGCCCGGTGCGATGGCGCGGCTGGGGGTTGGTCGCCCGGATGGTCAACAATTCGACATCCACCAGGGAAACTTCGACATCGACGAGACGGCCTTGAGTCACGGGGTGCGCGTCATGATGCACACGATCTTGGCCGCGGCCGCGTCACCGGGTTTTTAG
- a CDS encoding YajQ family cyclic di-GMP-binding protein has protein sequence MADASFDIVSEIDLAELDNAINQASRELSTRFDFRGTGAKVERSGDEAVTLTAETEDRVKAALDVLKEKLIKRGISLKALDAGEPQASGKTSKIDGTFQQGIAQDKAKKITKIIRDEGPKGVKPQIQGDKIRVTGKKRDDLQEVITLLKNSDLDVALQFTNYR, from the coding sequence GTGGCAGACGCGTCGTTTGACATCGTCTCAGAGATCGACCTCGCTGAATTGGACAATGCCATCAACCAGGCATCTCGGGAGCTGTCGACCCGGTTCGACTTCCGAGGCACCGGAGCTAAGGTCGAACGGTCCGGAGACGAGGCTGTGACGCTGACGGCTGAGACCGAGGACCGGGTCAAGGCCGCTCTCGATGTGCTGAAGGAAAAGCTCATCAAACGGGGCATCAGTTTGAAGGCCCTCGACGCTGGCGAGCCACAGGCATCGGGCAAGACCAGCAAGATCGACGGGACGTTCCAACAGGGCATCGCGCAGGACAAAGCCAAGAAGATCACCAAGATCATTCGCGATGAAGGCCCTAAGGGGGTCAAACCGCAGATCCAAGGTGACAAGATCCGCGTCACCGGCAAGAAGCGGGACGACTTGCAAGAGGTCATCACCCTGCTGAAGAACTCCGACCTCGATGTGGCATTGCAGTTCACGAACTACCGCTAG
- a CDS encoding class I SAM-dependent methyltransferase encodes MKPTDRKSTSRQILTEEAYNGDALLSTRQRLYEDQYPAHDLPALASDAIKTACAGSARGQTIIDVGCGNGRYVERLRQDFPDATVIGADLSPAMVELVPEPSQVVDIQSLPFADNSAEALLAMHMLYHVPDIDQAIFELARVCTPEGIVIVSTMSSQDKRELTQLWSTALALYKGEPLPAAPVSQTGVSFLLEDAEAKLARQFDTVHRLDLRSEVPLREAGPILAHMASQRSFTDLDDAQFDAVLDIARMLVMGQIEERGRIVLRTHIGFVIGREPKPR; translated from the coding sequence GTGAAACCCACCGACCGCAAGTCAACGTCACGCCAGATCTTGACCGAAGAGGCTTACAACGGCGACGCCCTTCTATCTACCCGGCAGCGTCTATACGAGGACCAGTATCCCGCCCATGACTTGCCAGCGCTGGCCTCTGACGCGATTAAGACCGCCTGCGCCGGCAGCGCGCGTGGGCAAACCATCATTGATGTGGGCTGCGGAAACGGCCGTTACGTGGAGCGCTTGCGGCAGGATTTTCCCGACGCGACGGTGATTGGCGCCGATCTGTCACCGGCGATGGTGGAGCTGGTCCCTGAGCCGTCCCAGGTCGTCGACATCCAGTCGCTTCCCTTTGCCGACAACAGTGCCGAGGCGTTGCTGGCGATGCACATGCTCTATCACGTGCCCGATATCGACCAGGCGATCTTTGAACTGGCCCGAGTGTGTACCCCGGAGGGCATCGTGATCGTCTCCACGATGTCCTCGCAGGATAAGCGGGAGTTGACACAGTTGTGGTCGACGGCCTTGGCCTTGTACAAGGGGGAGCCGTTGCCCGCCGCGCCGGTGAGCCAAACCGGGGTCTCTTTCCTGCTTGAGGATGCCGAGGCGAAACTGGCGCGACAGTTCGACACTGTGCATCGGCTCGATCTACGCAGTGAGGTGCCGTTGCGGGAGGCGGGCCCCATATTGGCGCACATGGCCTCGCAGCGCAGCTTTACGGATCTGGACGACGCGCAGTTTGACGCGGTGCTCGACATTGCCCGGATGCTGGTGATGGGACAAATCGAGGAGCGGGGCCGGATCGTGCTGCGCACTCACATCGGTTTTGTGATCGGTCGGGAGCCGAAACCTCGCTAG
- a CDS encoding tetratricopeptide repeat protein yields the protein MSLSDFLDTAENGRMYTTDAEGLRAWIAATSTGAVNQPLLRQHGIGFILLEEYDRAISTLTEVLARADSHARRMAALINLGDAYRYSGHRETAAELYQRAIGIAHVHSRDYLDFALQHYGKHLTEAGDVTAALAVLEEALTLRKEAGDADLIASTEQAIDYAKSIAQHH from the coding sequence ATGTCACTGTCTGACTTCCTCGACACCGCCGAAAACGGACGCATGTACACCACCGACGCCGAAGGGTTGCGTGCCTGGATCGCCGCCACCTCCACCGGAGCGGTCAACCAGCCGCTGCTGCGGCAACACGGCATCGGCTTTATCCTGCTCGAAGAGTACGACCGGGCCATTAGCACCCTCACCGAAGTCCTGGCGCGGGCCGACAGCCACGCCCGGCGCATGGCCGCCCTAATCAACCTCGGCGACGCCTACCGCTACAGCGGTCACCGAGAGACTGCCGCCGAGCTGTATCAACGCGCCATCGGCATCGCGCATGTCCACAGCCGCGACTACCTGGACTTCGCTCTCCAGCACTACGGAAAACACCTCACCGAAGCAGGGGACGTCACCGCCGCCCTGGCCGTACTCGAAGAGGCGCTGACGTTGCGAAAAGAAGCGGGCGACGCCGACCTCATCGCCTCCACCGAGCAGGCGATCGACTACGCCAAGAGCATCGCCCAGCACCACTAG
- a CDS encoding metallophosphoesterase, with translation MEIYWFWFLVRLTLLTVGVSAAHYYVWRRLVRDTTRLGSIPRRAATTTMVVLLIVYLISRFTTPSLLPHWFQQLVAWPGQIWFTIFACLLAALLGAEPIRWWLRRRDTAQASLNPAPASCEEPAGISRRVLLSRSIAVAATVPALAATGYGLYEGFRTPRYKYLEVTLAKLDAATDGYRIAIISDMHLSALRGADFCQRVVDAVNATRADLIVLVGDMVDGDVEGLEHAAAPLGELQAREGVFFVTGNHEYYYSGVDHWVEHLSSLGLVPLQNVRTSLAGFDLAGVNDVDVWKNSPGDVGPDYDAALGGRDEQRAVVLLSHQPVEVDQAVRRGVDLQLSGHTHGGQIFPNNLISGFSNPTASGLWTKGDTTLYVTNGVGTSGPPVRLGVPSEITVMTLRSPNS, from the coding sequence GTGGAGATTTATTGGTTTTGGTTTCTGGTGCGTCTGACTTTGCTCACCGTTGGCGTCTCAGCGGCGCACTACTATGTGTGGCGTCGCCTGGTGCGCGACACCACAAGGCTTGGGTCAATTCCGCGTCGCGCCGCCACTACCACCATGGTGGTCTTGCTGATCGTCTACCTGATCTCCCGCTTCACCACCCCCTCGCTACTGCCCCATTGGTTCCAGCAACTCGTCGCCTGGCCCGGCCAGATCTGGTTCACCATTTTCGCCTGCCTGCTGGCCGCACTACTGGGGGCAGAACCCATCCGCTGGTGGTTGCGCCGCCGCGACACCGCCCAAGCAAGCCTCAACCCCGCACCCGCTTCGTGCGAAGAACCAGCGGGGATTTCCCGCCGCGTTCTCCTTTCGCGCTCCATCGCCGTGGCCGCGACCGTGCCCGCCTTGGCGGCAACCGGCTACGGCCTCTATGAGGGATTCCGCACCCCACGCTATAAGTACCTTGAGGTCACGCTCGCGAAGCTCGACGCGGCCACGGACGGCTATCGCATCGCCATCATCAGCGACATGCACTTGTCGGCTCTACGCGGAGCCGACTTCTGTCAGAGGGTCGTCGACGCTGTCAACGCCACCCGCGCCGACCTTATTGTGCTGGTGGGAGACATGGTCGACGGCGACGTGGAGGGGTTGGAGCATGCCGCCGCGCCCTTGGGAGAACTACAGGCCCGCGAGGGCGTTTTCTTTGTGACGGGCAACCACGAGTACTACTACTCGGGAGTTGACCATTGGGTGGAGCACTTGAGCAGTCTGGGACTGGTGCCGTTGCAAAACGTGCGGACCTCGTTGGCGGGCTTCGATCTGGCCGGGGTCAATGACGTGGACGTGTGGAAGAACTCCCCGGGCGATGTCGGCCCCGATTACGATGCCGCTTTGGGCGGTAGAGACGAGCAGCGGGCTGTGGTGCTGCTGTCTCACCAACCGGTCGAAGTGGACCAGGCCGTGCGTCGGGGCGTGGACTTGCAGCTGTCGGGGCATACCCACGGTGGTCAAATCTTCCCGAACAATCTCATTTCCGGGTTCTCGAACCCAACCGCCTCTGGTCTGTGGACCAAAGGTGACACGACGCTGTACGTGACCAATGGGGTCGGGACGTCGGGCCCGCCGGTTCGTCTGGGAGTGCCCTCGGAGATCACGGTGATGACGCTGCGCTCGCCGAACTCGTGA
- a CDS encoding DNA polymerase III subunit delta' has product MSVFADLIGQDDARGVLSNAAAGIGMTHAWLFIGPPGSGRSVAASAFASALQCDHHTGCGQCSSCHLVQSGSHADVQRIIPEGLSIGVGEVRRVITMASRAPSGGKWQILILEDADRLTESAGNALLKAIEEPPERTVFLLCAPSDNPQELSITIRSRCRVVSLRQPPKDAIARLLMDSEQLPAGEAELYAAAAQGHIGRARRLATDETARAKRRDVLAIPRQLTGISACFSAAVELIEAAEAEASDANTERSSAERQSLEMALGKGGTGKGASKAARGSAAALKDLEKRQKTRDTRSQRDSLDRALVDLAAFYRDALVAGFGSPVEPVHPDMVEVSRSAASKMSPESLLRRISAVLECREAIDRNVRPRIAVEALMTRLWTGN; this is encoded by the coding sequence GTGAGCGTGTTCGCAGACCTGATCGGCCAAGACGACGCCCGTGGGGTGCTCAGTAACGCCGCCGCCGGAATCGGCATGACCCACGCGTGGCTGTTCATCGGGCCGCCCGGCTCCGGCCGGTCGGTTGCCGCTTCCGCGTTCGCCTCAGCCCTCCAATGTGACCACCACACCGGCTGCGGGCAATGTTCCTCGTGTCACCTGGTGCAAAGCGGCTCGCACGCGGACGTGCAGCGCATCATTCCCGAAGGCCTCTCCATAGGTGTGGGCGAAGTCCGGCGGGTGATCACGATGGCCAGCCGCGCCCCCAGCGGAGGCAAATGGCAGATCCTCATCCTCGAAGACGCCGACCGCCTGACAGAGTCGGCCGGGAACGCGCTGTTGAAAGCCATCGAGGAACCCCCCGAGCGAACGGTTTTCCTGCTGTGCGCGCCCTCGGACAACCCCCAGGAATTGTCGATCACGATTCGGTCCCGCTGCCGAGTGGTATCACTGCGGCAACCCCCGAAGGACGCGATCGCGCGCCTACTCATGGATTCCGAACAGCTGCCCGCAGGTGAGGCCGAACTATACGCCGCCGCGGCTCAAGGCCATATTGGACGTGCCCGCAGACTGGCCACCGATGAGACTGCCCGGGCCAAGCGGCGCGACGTCCTCGCCATTCCCCGCCAGCTGACCGGAATCTCCGCCTGTTTCTCCGCCGCGGTCGAATTGATCGAAGCGGCCGAGGCTGAAGCCTCGGACGCGAACACCGAACGCTCCAGCGCCGAACGCCAATCCCTGGAAATGGCGCTAGGCAAGGGCGGCACCGGCAAAGGGGCCAGCAAGGCCGCCCGAGGGTCGGCCGCCGCGCTAAAAGATTTGGAGAAACGGCAGAAGACCCGTGACACCAGGTCCCAACGTGACAGTCTCGACCGGGCTCTGGTCGACCTGGCCGCGTTCTACCGGGACGCGCTGGTGGCGGGCTTCGGTTCGCCGGTCGAACCGGTGCATCCGGACATGGTCGAGGTCAGCCGTTCCGCGGCTTCGAAGATGTCGCCGGAGTCGCTGCTACGTCGCATCAGCGCGGTGTTGGAGTGCCGGGAGGCGATCGACCGCAACGTGCGGCCCCGAATCGCCGTCGAAGCCCTCATGACGCGGCTGTGGACGGGCAACTAG
- the tmk gene encoding dTMP kinase, whose amino-acid sequence MSDPAADLKAVLRIPPFRRLWTVLGLASFGDWLGLFASAAFAQSLFEGAAAKGAAFSGVIILRLLPALIFGPIAGIFADRFDRRKTMVTCDIARFLLLGSIPTVYLATGSVGVTIVWIMIAQVAIEAVVMVWMPAKEAAMPNLLPKSKLEMANQLTLATTYGIAPVLAFGLMAILERGSGVWGNLGMWAQPMVIGLYINSLMFLIVALTVYFGIKEISGRPEGRPDSQNSMWRDFADGWRYVQEQQLVRGLVVGILGAFCGAGILIGSGQTYAESLDAGSAAFNTLAATLFIGLGIGIVAGPKIVGALSRRRWFGMSIVLAGIGLLFNAVAPLLGLALIGTAIIGAGAGMAFLAGITLLQREVSDQVRGRIFAFIGTAVRVILMLTISLGATLAGLGATRQVQLGAVEFTWSFSRLIMLIAAVFVIIIGLMAFKRMDDKPGVPALADLWASLRGRPLIPTTPGNGTGFFIVFEGGEGSGKSTQALKLSAWLKLQGYEAVRTREPGGTQIGARIRSMLLSSTSETPSARCEALLYAADRAHHVDTIVRPALERGAVVVSDRYIDSSIAYQGSGRALGGEEISWLSDWATKNLRPDLVVLLDIAPETGLRRAKHDGNGDRLEQESLDFHSRVREAFLLKAKGNQRNYLVVDASKSPEAIAEEVQSVVAARLGVLPKGESLATGHSPWPEFDDGATGSNGGNPASSPEATAAPAAGPGEADTDSGEPGSPTAHQGAWEASRK is encoded by the coding sequence ATGAGCGACCCAGCAGCTGACCTGAAGGCGGTCTTGCGGATTCCGCCCTTTAGACGACTGTGGACCGTACTCGGGTTGGCGTCCTTCGGAGACTGGCTGGGGCTGTTCGCCTCCGCCGCCTTCGCCCAGTCGCTGTTCGAGGGAGCCGCCGCCAAAGGCGCGGCGTTCTCCGGCGTCATCATCCTGCGACTCCTCCCCGCCCTGATCTTCGGTCCCATAGCTGGCATCTTCGCCGACCGGTTCGACCGGCGCAAAACCATGGTGACCTGCGATATCGCTCGCTTCCTGCTTCTGGGGTCGATCCCGACGGTGTACCTGGCCACTGGCTCAGTCGGCGTCACGATCGTGTGGATCATGATCGCCCAAGTCGCCATCGAAGCCGTCGTCATGGTGTGGATGCCCGCCAAGGAAGCCGCGATGCCCAACCTGCTTCCCAAGAGCAAGTTGGAGATGGCCAACCAGCTGACCCTCGCCACCACATACGGCATCGCCCCCGTCCTCGCCTTCGGTCTCATGGCCATCCTGGAACGTGGCTCCGGAGTCTGGGGGAACCTGGGCATGTGGGCCCAGCCGATGGTCATCGGCCTCTACATCAACTCCCTGATGTTCCTGATCGTCGCGTTGACGGTCTACTTCGGCATCAAAGAGATCTCTGGCCGCCCCGAAGGCCGTCCCGACTCTCAAAACAGCATGTGGCGCGATTTCGCCGACGGCTGGCGCTACGTACAAGAACAACAACTGGTGCGTGGCCTTGTCGTGGGTATCCTCGGTGCCTTCTGCGGCGCGGGCATCCTCATCGGCAGCGGCCAGACCTACGCCGAATCGCTCGACGCCGGATCGGCGGCGTTCAACACCCTGGCGGCCACCTTGTTCATCGGGTTGGGAATTGGCATCGTCGCCGGGCCCAAGATCGTGGGGGCGCTATCGCGGCGCCGCTGGTTTGGCATGTCCATCGTGCTAGCCGGAATCGGGCTGCTGTTCAACGCGGTCGCCCCGCTGCTGGGCCTAGCCCTCATCGGCACGGCCATCATCGGCGCCGGGGCCGGGATGGCATTCCTGGCAGGAATCACGCTGCTGCAACGCGAAGTGTCCGACCAAGTACGCGGGCGTATCTTCGCCTTCATCGGCACCGCCGTGCGAGTAATTCTCATGCTCACGATCTCGCTCGGCGCCACGCTGGCCGGGCTCGGCGCGACCCGACAGGTGCAACTCGGCGCCGTCGAGTTCACCTGGTCGTTCAGCCGCCTCATCATGCTGATCGCGGCCGTATTCGTCATCATCATTGGCCTCATGGCCTTCAAACGCATGGACGACAAGCCCGGGGTGCCGGCGCTGGCCGACTTGTGGGCGTCCCTGCGGGGCCGCCCGCTCATCCCCACCACACCGGGCAATGGCACCGGATTCTTCATCGTCTTCGAGGGTGGCGAGGGCTCAGGCAAGTCCACCCAGGCACTTAAACTTTCCGCCTGGCTGAAGCTGCAAGGTTACGAAGCGGTACGGACCCGGGAACCGGGTGGAACCCAAATCGGGGCCCGGATTCGCTCCATGCTGCTCAGTTCCACCTCTGAGACGCCCTCGGCCCGCTGTGAGGCGCTGCTGTACGCGGCTGATCGAGCTCACCACGTCGACACCATCGTGCGCCCAGCCCTGGAACGCGGGGCGGTGGTGGTCTCGGACCGCTATATCGACTCTTCGATCGCCTACCAAGGATCTGGCCGTGCGCTGGGAGGCGAGGAGATTTCCTGGCTGTCGGACTGGGCGACAAAGAACTTGCGTCCCGACCTGGTGGTCTTGCTCGACATCGCCCCCGAAACCGGGCTGCGCCGCGCCAAACACGACGGCAACGGCGACCGACTGGAACAGGAATCACTGGACTTCCACTCCCGGGTACGCGAAGCGTTCTTGTTGAAAGCGAAGGGCAACCAGCGCAATTATCTGGTTGTGGACGCCTCGAAGAGCCCCGAGGCCATCGCCGAAGAGGTACAGTCCGTGGTCGCGGCTCGTCTGGGTGTCCTGCCCAAGGGTGAATCGCTGGCCACCGGACACTCACCGTGGCCCGAATTCGACGACGGGGCAACCGGATCCAACGGTGGCAACCCGGCGAGCTCGCCCGAGGCAACCGCAGCACCGGCGGCTGGCCCGGGCGAGGCGGACACCGATTCGGGCGAGCCGGGCTCCCCCACCGCCCATCAGGGCGCCTGGGAGGCCAGCCGCAAGTGA